The Populus trichocarpa isolate Nisqually-1 chromosome 2, P.trichocarpa_v4.1, whole genome shotgun sequence genome has a window encoding:
- the LOC7460354 gene encoding proteasome subunit beta type-3-A has translation MSIFEYNGSAIVAMVGKNCFAIASDRRLGVNLQTVATDFQRIYKIHDKLFVGLSGLGTDAQTLYQRLVFRHKLYQLREERDMKPETFANLVSAVLYEKRFGPYFCQPVIAGLDDDDKPFICTMDFIGAKELAKDFVVAGSASESLYGACEAFFKPDMEPDELFEVVSQALLASVDRDCLSGWGGHIYIVTPDDIKEKILKGRMD, from the exons ATGTCG ATATTCGAGTACAATGGAAGTGCCATAGTAGCTATGGTAGGCAAGAACTGCTTCGCTATAGCTAGCGACCGACGACTTGGAGTAAACCTTCAAACAGTCGCTACTGATTTCCAGCGAATCTACAAAATCCACGATAAGCTCTTTGTCGGTCTCTCTGGCCTTGGCACTGACGCCCAAACTCT GTATCAGAGGCTTGTTTTCCGTCACAAATTGTATCAGCTGCGAGAAGAAAGGGACATGAAGCCTGAGACTTTTGCTAACCTTGTTTCTGCTGTACTTTATGAGAAAAG GTTCGGTCCGTATTTCTGCCAACCTGTTATTGCTGGATTGGATGATGATGACAAGCCATTCATTTGCACAATGGATTTCATTGGGGCCAA GGAACTTGCAAAAGATTTTGTTGTTGCTGGCTCAGCCTCTGAGTCCCTTTATGGTGCCTGCGAAGCATTTTTCAAGCCTGACATG GAACCTGATGAATTATTTGAAGTTGTATCCCAAGCGTTGCTAGCATCAGTAGATCGGGACTGCTTGAGTGGTTGGGGAGGACACATCTATATTGT GACCCCTGATgatattaaagagaaaatcCTAAAGGGAAGGATGGATTGA